Proteins encoded within one genomic window of Formosa agariphila KMM 3901:
- a CDS encoding aldehyde dehydrogenase family protein: MAKEIKHYPCFINGEWLDSSKREVIQVEDPANNEVFASVTACTKADVQYALETSEKAQLGWHLTPAQTRANYIYAICDRLKAERDHFAKLLVMEQGKTYAEALGEVDDTIRYMTYSAEAGRRIQGAIFPTENANERLEIHKVPYGVTVALCAFNYPLALIGRKLGPALVTGNTIIIKPHELTPITASEFCRLVEDAGLPKGVVNMVSTQNAQAASLLVESPITKLISLTGSTNAGRAMYRAAADNITGLILELGGKAPFIVLDDADIDKAVEAAAISRYANCGQVCICNEMVMVDEKVADEFTEKLIKRVAQIKTGNPFDTSVNMGPNVSSQGLARVQDLVNQDIANGAELVMGGGRPEGAEFDKGNWFAPTILTNVKHDAATISQELFAPVLPIIKVNGFGEAMAYSNAREEGLSAYLFTNNYKIHQKAIDQLQVGTIFINKQIVGYIQGYHSGHKTSGIGGEDGIYGIDHFLQKRTVYLEY; encoded by the coding sequence ATGGCAAAAGAAATTAAACATTACCCGTGTTTCATCAATGGTGAGTGGTTAGATTCATCTAAAAGAGAGGTGATTCAAGTTGAAGATCCTGCTAATAATGAAGTTTTCGCATCGGTTACAGCATGTACAAAAGCAGACGTGCAATATGCCTTAGAAACCTCAGAAAAAGCACAATTAGGATGGCATTTAACCCCTGCACAAACTAGAGCAAATTACATTTATGCTATTTGCGATCGTTTGAAAGCTGAACGGGATCATTTCGCCAAATTATTAGTTATGGAGCAAGGAAAAACTTATGCTGAAGCTCTTGGAGAAGTAGATGACACCATTCGCTATATGACGTATTCTGCTGAAGCGGGACGGCGCATTCAAGGCGCTATTTTCCCCACTGAAAATGCCAACGAACGTTTAGAAATTCACAAAGTACCCTATGGGGTTACCGTGGCTTTATGTGCGTTTAATTATCCTTTAGCTTTAATCGGACGTAAATTAGGTCCGGCTTTGGTTACTGGAAATACCATCATTATAAAACCTCATGAATTAACCCCTATAACAGCTTCCGAATTTTGCCGCTTGGTAGAAGACGCAGGCCTTCCTAAAGGCGTTGTTAATATGGTTTCTACACAAAATGCACAAGCTGCATCTTTATTAGTAGAAAGCCCAATTACAAAACTGATTAGTTTAACTGGTAGCACCAATGCCGGAAGAGCGATGTATCGCGCTGCTGCAGACAACATTACAGGTTTAATTTTAGAATTAGGCGGTAAAGCACCATTTATAGTTTTAGATGATGCGGATATCGATAAGGCTGTTGAAGCTGCAGCTATTTCCAGATATGCCAACTGCGGACAAGTTTGTATTTGTAATGAAATGGTGATGGTTGATGAAAAAGTTGCCGATGAATTTACAGAGAAACTCATCAAACGTGTGGCACAAATTAAAACTGGTAATCCATTTGATACTTCTGTAAATATGGGACCTAATGTAAGCTCGCAAGGTTTAGCACGTGTGCAAGATTTAGTAAATCAGGATATTGCGAATGGCGCTGAACTTGTTATGGGAGGCGGCCGACCAGAAGGCGCAGAATTCGATAAAGGCAACTGGTTTGCACCAACCATTCTAACTAATGTTAAACATGATGCTGCTACGATTTCGCAAGAACTTTTCGCACCTGTTTTACCAATTATAAAAGTAAATGGTTTTGGTGAGGCGATGGCGTATTCTAACGCTAGAGAAGAAGGCTTGTCTGCATACCTTTTCACCAATAATTATAAAATTCATCAAAAAGCGATTGATCAACTACAGGTGGGAACTATTTTTATAAACAAACAAATTGTTGGCTATATACAAGGATATCATTCAGGCCATAAAACCTCAGGAATTGGTGGCGAAGATGGCATTTATGGCATTGATCACTTTTTACAAAAAAGAACAGTTTATTTAGAATATTAA
- a CDS encoding enoyl-CoA hydratase/isomerase family protein encodes MSDLSTYILIKKEAGVATISLNRPKANSYYKDFLELISQAVKKASSDDAIKIILINSTSEKFFCAGADIKIFSNNTNEQNAEMVKAAREVSEVITSSSKIVIAAVSGHVLGGGLEMIMACDIRLAAEGNYLIGLPEVKLGLMPGNGGTPRLIDLIGASRAMELLVTGHNISPQKAYDYGLFNQLYPADAFELSVANYVNELAQGAGQAMAAIKHYVQKHKGMTLQESLDFETTSVNALYDTHDAKEGFLAFVEKRTPNFN; translated from the coding sequence ATGAGTGATTTATCAACATACATATTAATCAAAAAAGAAGCAGGCGTCGCTACAATTAGTTTAAACAGACCTAAAGCGAATAGTTATTACAAAGACTTTTTAGAATTAATTAGTCAAGCAGTAAAAAAGGCAAGTTCTGACGATGCCATTAAAATCATTTTAATTAATAGTACTTCCGAGAAATTTTTCTGCGCTGGTGCTGATATTAAAATATTCAGTAACAATACCAACGAACAAAATGCCGAAATGGTTAAAGCGGCTCGCGAAGTTTCCGAAGTTATTACCTCAAGCAGCAAAATTGTTATTGCAGCTGTTAGCGGTCACGTTTTAGGCGGCGGTTTAGAAATGATAATGGCTTGCGATATCCGTTTAGCAGCCGAAGGAAATTATTTAATTGGTTTGCCTGAAGTTAAATTAGGCTTAATGCCTGGAAACGGCGGCACACCAAGACTAATCGATTTAATTGGAGCCAGTAGAGCCATGGAATTGTTGGTAACTGGACATAATATTTCACCACAAAAAGCATACGATTACGGCTTATTTAATCAATTATACCCTGCTGATGCATTTGAATTAAGCGTTGCAAATTATGTAAATGAATTAGCACAAGGTGCAGGACAAGCGATGGCAGCTATAAAGCACTATGTGCAAAAACATAAAGGCATGACGTTACAAGAATCGTTAGATTTCGAAACAACATCTGTAAACGCCTTATACGATACGCATGACGCAAAAGAAGGTTTTCTAGCTTTTGTAGAAAAACGTACACCAAATTTTAATTAA
- a CDS encoding PKD domain-containing protein, producing the protein MKTYKNIVKYLCLVALSFTACSDDDNDLNLVEASQRVIFTSQMDFANTIEEGGYITFGDVSPGVQTRTWTFPDAAINLEGQENNKTSSEDVVKAFFYEEGVYDVALHQVFKRDAYVEDVLMGKELDTIITVTVLKPLAINITANYINSDGTLGDALNLSENAENVLEASRSIRYTYDIVGGPENTTWTFEGGTPETVQNTETVDVKYRKMGTFGVQLGASRARPFGEDVLMFENLIKVIPSSDPVTLDAVYNHEDYIALEFSREMDGESLNPLDFSVTIQNGATILNPEVASATIDAVEGNRVLLSLLNESTYNDDQVSISYTPGTFETLDGVAVDAFTDAPMVFVGSNLFNNGAFDYGFENSTEANWVYEWWGAPWDLYKFNVSTAQAYDGDRSGYVEVNANGGMIIGHVNNAGEKVTFNVEAGKNYELGVWVYVESLGNVIAGVNAPDIRFYWAPATNWGVGGNPTFTADYAVGEWVYSSQIIQFAESGPTTISIRGDNQNNPEPLKFYMDNLTLLEAKLRP; encoded by the coding sequence ATGAAAACATATAAAAATATAGTTAAATATCTGTGCCTTGTCGCATTAAGTTTTACGGCATGTAGTGACGATGATAACGATTTAAATCTTGTGGAGGCTAGCCAAAGGGTTATTTTCACTAGTCAAATGGATTTTGCTAATACCATTGAAGAAGGGGGGTATATCACTTTCGGAGATGTATCTCCGGGAGTGCAAACAAGAACATGGACGTTTCCAGATGCGGCAATAAATTTAGAAGGTCAAGAGAACAATAAAACATCATCTGAAGATGTAGTGAAAGCTTTTTTTTATGAAGAAGGCGTTTATGATGTAGCATTACATCAAGTCTTTAAAAGAGATGCTTACGTAGAAGATGTTTTAATGGGAAAAGAACTTGATACAATAATAACTGTAACGGTTTTAAAACCTTTAGCAATTAACATTACCGCGAATTATATTAATTCAGACGGAACTTTAGGAGATGCATTAAACCTATCGGAGAATGCTGAAAACGTACTTGAAGCAAGTCGATCTATAAGATATACATATGATATTGTAGGTGGACCAGAAAATACAACATGGACATTCGAAGGAGGAACTCCCGAAACTGTTCAAAATACAGAAACAGTAGATGTAAAATATAGAAAAATGGGAACTTTTGGTGTGCAATTAGGTGCTAGCCGTGCACGTCCATTTGGTGAAGATGTTTTAATGTTTGAAAATTTAATAAAAGTAATTCCATCTTCAGATCCAGTTACTCTAGATGCTGTTTACAATCATGAAGATTATATTGCTTTGGAATTTAGTAGAGAAATGGATGGTGAGAGTTTGAACCCCTTAGATTTTTCTGTAACGATACAAAATGGAGCAACTATTTTAAATCCAGAAGTAGCTTCTGCAACAATTGATGCTGTAGAAGGGAACCGAGTCTTGTTAAGTTTATTAAACGAATCAACTTATAATGATGATCAAGTTAGTATTTCATATACACCAGGAACTTTTGAAACTTTAGATGGTGTAGCTGTAGATGCATTTACAGATGCTCCTATGGTTTTCGTAGGAAGTAATCTATTTAATAATGGCGCTTTTGATTATGGGTTCGAAAACTCTACAGAAGCCAATTGGGTATACGAATGGTGGGGTGCACCTTGGGATTTATATAAATTTAATGTTAGTACAGCCCAAGCTTATGATGGTGACAGAAGTGGATATGTAGAAGTGAATGCGAATGGAGGGATGATTATTGGGCATGTTAACAATGCAGGAGAAAAAGTGACTTTTAATGTGGAAGCTGGTAAAAATTACGAATTAGGAGTTTGGGTTTATGTAGAGTCTTTAGGTAATGTTATTGCCGGTGTTAATGCGCCAGATATACGTTTCTATTGGGCGCCAGCTACAAATTGGGGAGTTGGTGGTAATCCAACATTTACTGCAGATTATGCAGTAGGAGAATGGGTTTATAGCTCTCAAATCATTCAGTTTGCAGAATCAGGCCCAACAACAATTAGTATTAGAGGAGATAATCAAAATAATCCAGAACCTCTTAAGTTTTATATGGATAATTTAACACTTCTTGAGGCTAAGTTAAGACCTTAA
- a CDS encoding family 16 glycosylhydrolase, whose product MKNLKNKRSHSLNYLNTSILLLSYVVLMATTACNSGSQEESSNHYEVVDDSVNNDEISFLPDPGFGKKWSIQSEVSNEFNFEGGKTTSDFSDNWQDKFFNGWTGPGITRYTPEQSKVENGELIYHATVVENTIQTGCVTSKEKVLYPLYMEVKVKLSNSVLSSAVWMLSEDSTQEIDNLETFGEKENEYFSKRLHLSHHVFIRSPFQDYQPLGTETWYANGTGTQWAEDYHHYGVLWLDPWTLKYYVDGKLIRETPKAEIDPEGYTKGTGLNKPMHIIVSAAAQSWREGNSGINFLTDSSVTDTERTIMRVDWIRVYKPE is encoded by the coding sequence ATGAAAAATTTAAAAAATAAAAGATCTCATTCATTGAATTATCTTAATACCTCTATACTTTTATTGTCATATGTTGTGTTGATGGCGACAACAGCATGTAATTCAGGGTCACAAGAGGAATCTTCTAATCATTATGAAGTCGTAGATGACTCAGTGAATAATGATGAAATCTCATTTTTGCCAGATCCTGGATTCGGAAAAAAATGGAGTATTCAGTCTGAAGTTTCAAATGAATTTAATTTTGAAGGAGGAAAAACGACTTCAGATTTTTCAGATAATTGGCAAGATAAATTTTTTAATGGCTGGACAGGGCCGGGAATTACACGTTACACTCCAGAGCAATCTAAGGTAGAAAATGGAGAGCTTATTTATCACGCAACTGTTGTAGAAAATACCATTCAAACAGGCTGTGTAACGTCTAAAGAAAAAGTATTATACCCACTTTATATGGAAGTGAAGGTGAAATTAAGTAATTCGGTTTTATCTTCTGCTGTCTGGATGTTAAGTGAGGATTCCACTCAGGAAATTGATAATTTAGAGACTTTTGGCGAAAAAGAGAATGAATATTTTTCAAAAAGATTACACCTAAGCCATCATGTATTTATTAGAAGTCCGTTTCAAGACTATCAACCGCTTGGTACTGAAACTTGGTATGCAAATGGTACAGGAACTCAATGGGCAGAAGACTATCATCATTATGGTGTGCTCTGGTTGGATCCTTGGACTTTAAAATACTATGTTGATGGAAAATTAATTCGTGAAACTCCAAAGGCTGAAATAGATCCTGAAGGTTACACCAAGGGGACAGGTTTAAATAAACCCATGCATATTATTGTTTCTGCTGCAGCTCAATCTTGGAGAGAAGGAAATAGTGGTATCAATTTTTTAACTGATTCTTCTGTTACAGATACAGAGCGTACCATTATGCGTGTAGATTGGATTCGTGTATACAAACCAGAATAG